In Salinigranum marinum, one DNA window encodes the following:
- a CDS encoding CopG family transcriptional regulator, producing the protein MAGKQGDVLPETLRTWVDEQAAVSGEDTDELLSRAVTLYRLVEEHAASADADIPPGDGFDDQLTGFDDRLTEFDDRLRSVDRRVETVEADLDEKVTDLRERVIQVKREVDGKAPADHDHAELRERVDRAGASATRASERIDELEAHVDSGFENYEEIAEHLTDTTDDLDEKLTRLASVVVDLRRRTAEAERALATREAVDDLKTAAARHGETTANCDGCGSRVAIGLLTEPRCPHCDVRFAGVEPSPRFFGSATLTVDDTPALTAGERPTENGVDQGNQNTTTENDAGRDGPVVDTAELFTETRDE; encoded by the coding sequence ATGGCTGGAAAACAGGGGGACGTGCTACCCGAGACACTCAGAACGTGGGTGGACGAACAGGCGGCGGTGTCCGGCGAGGACACCGACGAACTCCTCTCTCGGGCCGTCACTCTGTATCGCCTCGTCGAGGAACACGCGGCGTCGGCGGACGCCGACATCCCCCCCGGCGACGGGTTCGACGACCAACTGACGGGGTTCGACGACCGACTGACGGAGTTCGACGACCGGCTGAGGAGCGTCGATCGCCGCGTCGAGACGGTGGAGGCGGACCTCGACGAGAAGGTCACGGATCTCCGCGAGCGCGTCATTCAGGTCAAGCGTGAGGTCGACGGGAAGGCACCCGCCGACCACGACCACGCCGAACTCCGCGAGCGAGTCGACCGGGCGGGGGCGTCCGCGACGCGGGCGAGCGAGCGGATCGACGAACTCGAAGCGCACGTCGACAGCGGGTTCGAGAACTACGAGGAGATCGCAGAACACCTCACCGACACGACCGACGACCTCGACGAGAAGCTCACCCGACTCGCGTCGGTCGTCGTCGATCTCAGACGGCGGACCGCCGAGGCAGAGCGCGCGCTCGCGACACGCGAGGCCGTGGACGACCTCAAGACGGCCGCCGCCCGACACGGCGAGACGACCGCGAACTGCGACGGCTGTGGGAGCCGGGTCGCGATCGGGCTGTTGACCGAGCCGCGCTGCCCGCACTGCGATGTCCGGTTCGCCGGGGTCGAGCCGTCGCCGCGGTTCTTCGGGTCGGCCACCCTGACGGTCGACGACACCCCGGCGCTGACGGCCGGCGAGCGGCCGACGGAGAACGGCGTGGATCAGGGGAATCAAAACACGACGACCGAGAACGACGCCGGGCGGGACGGCCCGGTCGTCGACACGGCCGAACTGTTCACGGAGACGAGAGATGAGTGA
- a CDS encoding PHP domain-containing protein, with product MADYHVHSNYSDGRFLWSMVRAAADADFDAVGVADHCTVSERDAMRRTRARMGFNLDRTYERRREAIASLDDRFDLDVYDAVEMDYDPRDEAAIEAFLTRAGFDYAVGSVHYLDGVNVHFEGHFAPKSDAERRALVDRYVEKLVALVESELFEIAAHPDLLERNPAFRGLLTRDHYVELAEAFSNSRTVPEINAGRVLDDYGDFHPTGEFLTVLLDHGVDVTLGTDSHAPAELAPRARELERVVGEVGVEPTRVL from the coding sequence ATCGCCGACTACCACGTCCACTCGAACTACTCCGACGGTCGCTTCCTCTGGTCGATGGTTCGCGCCGCCGCCGACGCGGATTTCGACGCCGTCGGCGTCGCCGACCACTGTACCGTCTCCGAGCGCGACGCGATGCGCCGGACCCGCGCTCGGATGGGGTTCAACCTCGACCGGACGTACGAGCGCCGCCGGGAGGCGATCGCGTCGCTCGACGACCGGTTCGACCTCGACGTGTACGACGCCGTCGAGATGGACTACGACCCCCGCGACGAGGCGGCGATCGAGGCGTTTCTCACGCGCGCCGGCTTCGACTACGCTGTCGGCAGTGTCCATTACCTCGACGGCGTCAACGTCCACTTCGAGGGACACTTCGCCCCGAAGTCCGACGCCGAACGCCGAGCGCTCGTCGACCGCTACGTCGAGAAACTGGTGGCGCTCGTCGAGTCGGAGCTGTTCGAGATCGCCGCCCACCCGGATCTCCTCGAACGCAACCCCGCCTTCCGCGGACTGCTCACGCGCGACCACTACGTCGAACTCGCCGAGGCCTTCTCGAACTCCCGGACGGTCCCCGAGATCAACGCCGGTCGCGTCCTCGACGACTACGGCGACTTCCACCCCACGGGCGAGTTCCTGACCGTGCTCTTGGACCACGGGGTCGACGTGACGCTCGGGACGGACTCGCACGCGCCCGCGGAGTTGGCCCCGCGGGCCCGGGAACTCGAACGAGTCGTGGGGGAGGTCGGCGTCGAACCGACCCGGGTGCTGTGA
- a CDS encoding aldo/keto reductase, whose product MDLPFPDIGLGTYRMTDRDECVTAVEAALDAGYRHVDTAQMYDNESFVGEALETAFESDAGVDREDVVVATKLDTDNTGFDDAVSTARESRARLGLDAIDLLYVHWPIGTYDPEETLPALDELVDDGVTREVGLSNFTPAQLEHAIDRLDHDLFAHQVEMHPLLQQRELHDLAREHDHYLVAYCPIARNRVTDIPVLEAIAAAHDATPAQVSLAWLATKEQVVPIPKSSTPAHIRENLAALELTLSSDEIARIDALADDHHERVVDFEAAPWNR is encoded by the coding sequence ATGGATCTCCCGTTCCCCGACATCGGCCTCGGCACCTACCGCATGACCGACCGCGACGAGTGCGTCACCGCCGTCGAAGCCGCCCTCGACGCCGGCTACCGCCACGTCGACACCGCCCAGATGTACGACAACGAGTCGTTCGTCGGCGAGGCGCTCGAAACGGCCTTCGAGAGCGACGCCGGCGTCGACCGCGAGGACGTCGTCGTGGCCACGAAACTCGACACCGACAACACCGGCTTCGACGACGCGGTCTCGACCGCCCGCGAGAGTCGCGCGCGCCTCGGACTCGACGCGATCGACCTCCTGTACGTCCACTGGCCCATCGGGACGTACGATCCCGAGGAGACGCTGCCGGCGCTCGACGAACTCGTCGACGACGGCGTCACGAGGGAGGTCGGGCTGTCGAACTTCACACCCGCCCAACTGGAGCACGCGATCGACCGCCTCGACCACGACCTGTTCGCCCACCAGGTCGAGATGCACCCGCTGCTCCAACAGCGCGAACTCCACGACCTCGCGCGCGAACACGACCACTACCTCGTCGCGTACTGTCCTATCGCCCGCAACCGGGTCACAGACATCCCCGTCCTCGAAGCGATCGCCGCCGCCCACGACGCCACGCCGGCGCAGGTGTCGCTCGCGTGGCTCGCGACCAAAGAGCAGGTCGTCCCCATCCCGAAGTCGTCGACCCCGGCGCACATCCGCGAGAACCTCGCGGCGCTGGAACTCACCCTCTCCTCCGACGAGATCGCCCGCATCGACGCGCTGGCCGACGACCACCACGAACGCGTCGTCGACTTCGAGGCGGCACCCTGGAACCGGTAG
- a CDS encoding beta-ribofuranosylaminobenzene 5'-phosphate synthase family protein — MTVRVSTGGRLHFGFTNLSLSHERLYGGLGLALREPRTVVTAAPTDGVDCDDPGAAAYARRAVSLLGVPGARLTVERSLPRHVGVGSGTQLALATLTAVARANGVEPAVRELAPDLGRGGRSGVGVATFESGGFVLDAGHPTVRFTTSRPADGDWTVPPVAASHPVPAGWRFLLVLPELDEGRSGEVEDASMRTAVERADPVISNRIAGVLTRRVLPAVATGNAERFGSAVEEVGRLNGAWYADEQGGTYRPPVGKIVATLSETPAVFGAGQSSWGPAVYGVTDAANADAAGAAGEEALAAAGVAGQVRIVRGRNRGAQVETDD, encoded by the coding sequence ATGACCGTGCGTGTCTCGACTGGTGGGCGGCTCCACTTCGGCTTCACCAATCTGAGCCTGTCGCACGAGCGACTCTACGGGGGGCTGGGCCTGGCGCTCCGCGAGCCGCGAACCGTCGTCACCGCCGCCCCGACCGACGGCGTCGACTGTGACGACCCTGGCGCCGCCGCGTACGCCCGTCGGGCCGTCTCGCTGCTCGGCGTGCCGGGCGCTCGTCTCACCGTCGAGCGATCGCTCCCGCGACACGTCGGCGTGGGCAGCGGGACGCAGTTGGCGCTCGCCACGCTGACGGCCGTCGCGCGGGCCAACGGCGTCGAACCGGCGGTCAGAGAACTGGCCCCCGACCTCGGGCGCGGCGGTCGCTCCGGCGTCGGCGTGGCGACGTTCGAGTCCGGCGGGTTCGTCCTCGACGCGGGCCACCCGACCGTTCGGTTCACCACGTCGCGGCCGGCGGACGGCGACTGGACGGTCCCCCCAGTGGCGGCGAGCCATCCCGTCCCCGCCGGGTGGCGCTTCCTGCTCGTCCTCCCCGAACTCGACGAGGGCCGGAGCGGGGAGGTGGAGGACGCGAGCATGCGCACCGCCGTCGAACGGGCCGATCCCGTGATCTCGAACCGGATCGCGGGCGTGTTGACGCGGCGCGTGCTCCCCGCCGTCGCGACCGGGAACGCCGAGCGCTTCGGCTCGGCCGTCGAGGAGGTCGGCCGGCTGAACGGCGCGTGGTACGCCGACGAACAGGGCGGGACGTACCGCCCGCCGGTCGGCAAAATCGTGGCGACGCTGTCGGAGACGCCCGCGGTGTTCGGTGCGGGGCAGTCGTCGTGGGGGCCGGCGGTGTACGGCGTGACCGACGCGGCGAACGCCGACGCGGCGGGCGCGGCGGGCGAGGAGGCGCTGGCGGCGGCGGGCGTCGCGGGGCAGGTCCGGATCGTCCGCGGGCGGAACCGCGGCGCGCAGGTCGAGACCGACGACTGA
- a CDS encoding transcription factor S: protein MQFCDDCGSMMVSRDGEMVCTSDDCEATSEKDADLAAQYTSTEAQTDSEVIETSEEANFEGKPTATDVTCDECGHSVAWYTIKQTASADEPPTRFFKCKECGYRWREYN from the coding sequence ATGCAGTTCTGCGACGACTGTGGCTCGATGATGGTCTCGCGGGACGGCGAGATGGTCTGTACCAGCGACGACTGTGAGGCCACGTCCGAGAAGGACGCCGATCTCGCCGCCCAGTACACCTCCACCGAGGCGCAGACCGACTCGGAAGTGATCGAGACGAGCGAGGAGGCGAACTTCGAGGGGAAACCCACGGCCACGGACGTCACCTGCGACGAGTGCGGACACAGCGTGGCGTGGTACACGATCAAACAGACCGCCTCCGCCGACGAACCGCCGACGCGCTTTTTCAAATGCAAGGAGTGCGGCTATCGGTGGCGCGAGTACAACTAA
- a CDS encoding DUF7126 family protein, with protein MSVRIVLAGGDDEGVAAALDAAGADVSRIDGIATRNSLAAAGIDDADVFVLTDMTDATAISVAKDLNPDVRVVTYATDSLPEFARAQADLALDPALFSPDLVAEELA; from the coding sequence ATGAGCGTCCGGATCGTGCTCGCGGGGGGCGACGACGAAGGGGTCGCGGCGGCGCTCGACGCCGCCGGGGCCGACGTCAGCCGCATCGACGGGATCGCCACCCGCAACTCCCTCGCCGCGGCAGGGATCGACGACGCCGACGTGTTCGTCCTCACCGACATGACCGACGCGACCGCCATCTCGGTGGCGAAGGACCTGAACCCGGACGTGCGCGTGGTGACGTACGCGACGGACTCGCTGCCCGAGTTCGCCCGGGCACAGGCGGATCTGGCGCTCGATCCGGCGCTTTTCAGTCCCGACCTCGTCGCCGAGGAACTGGCGTAG
- a CDS encoding CTP synthase → MPKEPETGYDPTLGRKFVFVTGGVMSGLGKGITAASTGRLLANAGFDVTAVKIDPYLNVDAGTMNPYEHGEVYVLKDGGEVDLDLGNYERFLGVDMTSDHNVTTGKVYKHVIERERAGDYLGKTVQIIPHITDDIKRRIREAAEGSDVCIVEVGGTVGDIEGMAFLEALRQFASEQNDEDLLFMHVTLVPYSKNGEQKTKPTQHSVKELRSIGLHPDVIIGRNEQRLDAETKEKIALFCDIPTEAVFSNPDVDDIYHVPLMVEDEGLDEYVMERLGLDGEALPGPERDNRWRELVTRPREGEVDVALVGKYGLEDAYMSIHESLKHAGIELGVEVNVLWVDAEKMRTTHRDRLHQADGIVVPGGFGSRGTEGKVDATRYARENAVPFLGLCLGFQMAVVDHARNVLGLDGAHSAELDADTPHPVIDILPEQKELDDMGGTMRLGAHETEIESGTLAQELYGDSCTERHRHRYEVNPAYIDRLQSEGLRFSGTAGPRMEILERTDHPFFFGTQFHPEFRSRPDRASPAFVGFLDAVLERADVERERDDAAEGEEVTA, encoded by the coding sequence ATGCCGAAGGAACCCGAGACAGGGTACGACCCGACGCTGGGTCGGAAATTCGTTTTCGTGACAGGGGGCGTGATGTCCGGGCTCGGAAAGGGGATCACCGCGGCGAGTACCGGCCGACTGCTCGCCAACGCCGGCTTCGACGTGACCGCGGTCAAGATCGACCCGTATCTCAACGTCGACGCGGGGACGATGAACCCCTACGAGCACGGCGAGGTGTACGTGTTGAAGGACGGCGGCGAGGTCGACCTCGACCTGGGGAACTACGAGCGTTTCCTGGGCGTGGACATGACCTCGGACCACAACGTGACGACGGGGAAGGTGTACAAACACGTCATCGAGCGCGAGCGCGCCGGCGACTACCTGGGCAAGACGGTCCAGATCATCCCGCACATCACCGACGACATCAAGCGGCGTATCCGCGAGGCTGCGGAGGGGTCGGACGTCTGTATCGTCGAGGTCGGCGGCACGGTCGGCGACATCGAGGGGATGGCCTTCCTCGAGGCGCTCCGGCAGTTCGCCAGCGAGCAGAACGACGAGGACCTCCTGTTCATGCACGTGACGCTCGTCCCGTACTCGAAGAACGGCGAGCAGAAGACCAAGCCGACCCAGCACTCGGTGAAGGAACTCCGCTCGATCGGCCTGCATCCGGACGTCATCATCGGCCGCAACGAGCAGCGACTCGACGCCGAGACGAAAGAGAAGATCGCGCTGTTCTGTGACATCCCGACCGAGGCCGTCTTCTCGAACCCCGACGTCGACGACATCTACCACGTCCCGCTGATGGTCGAAGACGAGGGGCTCGACGAGTACGTGATGGAGCGGTTGGGCCTCGACGGCGAGGCGCTTCCCGGCCCGGAGCGGGACAACCGCTGGCGCGAACTCGTGACGCGGCCACGCGAGGGGGAGGTCGACGTCGCGCTCGTCGGCAAGTACGGCCTCGAGGACGCCTACATGAGCATCCACGAGTCGCTGAAACACGCCGGGATCGAACTCGGCGTCGAGGTGAACGTCCTGTGGGTCGACGCCGAAAAGATGCGGACGACCCACCGCGACCGCCTCCATCAGGCGGACGGCATCGTCGTCCCCGGCGGGTTCGGCTCGCGCGGGACCGAGGGGAAGGTCGACGCGACGCGGTACGCCCGCGAGAACGCCGTCCCGTTCCTCGGGCTCTGTCTGGGCTTCCAGATGGCCGTCGTCGACCACGCGCGGAACGTCCTCGGGCTCGACGGCGCACACTCGGCCGAACTCGACGCCGACACGCCCCACCCCGTCATCGACATCCTCCCCGAGCAGAAGGAGCTCGACGACATGGGCGGGACGATGCGGCTGGGCGCACACGAGACCGAGATCGAGTCGGGGACCCTCGCTCAAGAGCTGTACGGCGACTCCTGTACGGAGCGCCACCGCCACCGCTACGAGGTCAACCCCGCGTACATCGACCGACTGCAGTCCGAGGGCCTGCGCTTTTCGGGAACGGCCGGCCCCCGCATGGAGATCCTCGAACGGACGGACCACCCGTTCTTCTTCGGGACGCAGTTCCACCCCGAGTTCCGGTCGCGGCCCGACCGCGCCTCGCCGGCGTTCGTCGGCTTCCTCGACGCAGTCCTCGAACGGGCGGACGTCGAACGCGAGCGCGACGACGCGGCCGAGGGCGAGGAGGTGACCGCCTGA
- a CDS encoding cupin domain-containing protein, producing MTLDRLDLASFDPGDGEVQTGELVVTDDVLVKAFALGPGATLDPHEHGDSTNVFHVLDGEVTVLQGDDEERVAAPGVVLHERGVPHGARNDTDDAVVFTASLCPLPGSG from the coding sequence GTGACGCTCGACAGACTCGACCTCGCCTCGTTCGACCCCGGCGACGGTGAGGTCCAGACGGGAGAACTGGTCGTGACCGACGACGTGCTGGTGAAGGCGTTCGCGCTCGGACCCGGCGCGACGCTGGATCCACACGAACACGGTGACAGCACGAACGTCTTCCACGTGCTCGACGGGGAAGTGACGGTCCTGCAGGGCGACGACGAGGAACGGGTTGCGGCTCCCGGCGTCGTCCTCCACGAACGCGGCGTCCCCCACGGCGCGCGCAACGACACGGACGACGCCGTGGTGTTCACCGCGAGTCTCTGCCCGCTTCCGGGCTCCGGCTAG
- a CDS encoding universal stress protein, with amino-acid sequence MTLLVPFDDSPLSRAALKRAGEFAAFMDREVVALTVVPDDPDYAESRGWLTERTPSTVDAIVERLERRVDEIAPNARFRYEPLDDEDDPVATTTLDVVRKVREVAHEEGTTILFLGSENAGRVASPLSSVGNPLSEDATYDVHIVRQAD; translated from the coding sequence ATGACACTTCTCGTCCCGTTCGACGACTCACCGCTCTCCCGCGCCGCGCTGAAACGCGCGGGCGAGTTCGCGGCGTTCATGGACCGCGAGGTGGTCGCGCTCACCGTCGTCCCCGACGACCCCGACTACGCCGAATCACGTGGCTGGCTGACCGAACGGACGCCTTCGACCGTCGACGCCATCGTCGAGCGCCTCGAGCGGCGAGTCGACGAGATCGCCCCCAACGCGCGGTTCCGGTACGAACCCCTCGACGACGAGGACGACCCCGTCGCGACGACGACGCTCGACGTGGTCCGGAAGGTCCGCGAGGTCGCTCACGAGGAGGGGACGACGATCCTGTTCCTCGGGAGCGAGAACGCCGGTCGGGTCGCGAGCCCGCTGTCGAGCGTCGGCAACCCGCTCTCGGAGGACGCGACGTACGACGTCCACATCGTCCGGCAGGCCGACTGA
- a CDS encoding HTR-like protein, which yields MNTVPFGVSRLDSLVDGGAPQGSVVLLASESGAGGREFLYTSAVMNTIARIDEELFELHYGELAGDATPPPEVHYVSFTADEAYLTRQMGFTMDPELVDRAAEQIRFADLSREYFHPSPVPREWYLGETSALRDLGTRQEHDDVLEAFGTYLSEHATDSLVVIDSVTDLVAAVSDETTWSDIALVLKGLSKAAHQWGGLILLLVNRETLEDGELGLLKDAVDGTFCFEWESGGSKRARTMVVQEFRGVLSRLEDENIVQFETEIHDGGFDISDIRKIR from the coding sequence ATGAACACCGTTCCGTTCGGCGTCTCCCGGTTGGACTCGCTCGTCGACGGAGGCGCACCGCAGGGGTCGGTGGTGCTCCTCGCGAGCGAGTCGGGTGCCGGGGGACGGGAGTTTCTCTACACCAGCGCGGTGATGAACACGATCGCCCGGATCGACGAGGAACTGTTCGAGTTGCACTACGGCGAGTTGGCCGGGGACGCGACGCCACCGCCGGAGGTCCACTACGTCTCCTTTACCGCCGACGAGGCGTACCTCACCCGGCAGATGGGCTTTACGATGGACCCCGAACTGGTCGACCGCGCCGCCGAACAGATCCGGTTCGCCGACCTCTCTCGGGAGTACTTCCACCCAAGCCCGGTCCCCAGGGAGTGGTATCTGGGGGAAACGAGCGCGCTCCGTGACCTAGGGACGCGCCAGGAGCACGACGACGTGCTGGAGGCGTTCGGGACGTATCTGTCCGAGCACGCCACCGACAGCCTCGTCGTCATCGACTCAGTGACGGACCTCGTGGCTGCCGTCTCCGACGAGACGACGTGGAGCGACATCGCACTCGTCCTCAAGGGGTTGAGCAAGGCCGCCCACCAGTGGGGCGGCCTGATCCTCCTGTTGGTGAACCGCGAGACGCTCGAGGACGGCGAACTCGGGCTGTTGAAAGACGCCGTCGACGGGACGTTCTGCTTCGAGTGGGAGTCCGGGGGATCCAAGCGCGCGCGGACGATGGTCGTCCAGGAGTTCCGCGGCGTGCTGTCGAGACTCGAAGACGAGAACATCGTGCAGTTCGAGACGGAGATCCACGACGGCGGCTTCGACATCAGTGACATCCGAAAGATCCGGTGA
- the guaA gene encoding glutamine-hydrolyzing GMP synthase produces MVDTEAFVEEAVAEIEAAVGDAHAIIALSGGVDSSVAATLAYEALGENLTPVYVDTGLMRKGETEGIRETFAFMDSLEVVEAQDRFLDALSGVTDPEEKRHAIGEQFIREFETMARESDADYLVQGTIYPDRIESEGNIKSHHNVGGLPDVVDFEGIVEPVRDLYKDEVRAVARALGLEEIISERMPFPGPGLAVRIIGEITEEKLEVARESCHIVEEEVAEHEPWQAFAAVIGKATGVKGDNRVHGWVVSVRSVESRDGMTARAQELPWETLQRIQSRITGTLPNVARVVYDVTHKPPATIEYE; encoded by the coding sequence ATGGTCGACACAGAGGCGTTCGTCGAGGAGGCGGTCGCCGAGATCGAGGCGGCGGTCGGCGACGCACACGCCATCATCGCCCTCTCGGGCGGCGTCGACTCGTCGGTCGCCGCCACGCTCGCGTACGAGGCGCTCGGCGAGAACCTCACGCCGGTGTACGTCGACACGGGGCTAATGCGGAAGGGTGAGACCGAGGGGATCCGCGAGACGTTCGCGTTCATGGACTCCCTCGAAGTCGTCGAGGCCCAGGACAGGTTCCTCGACGCGCTCTCCGGCGTGACCGACCCGGAGGAGAAACGCCACGCCATCGGCGAGCAGTTCATCCGGGAGTTCGAGACGATGGCGAGAGAGAGCGACGCCGACTACCTCGTCCAGGGGACGATCTACCCCGACCGGATCGAGAGCGAGGGCAACATCAAATCGCACCACAACGTCGGTGGCCTTCCCGACGTGGTGGACTTCGAGGGGATCGTCGAACCCGTCCGCGATCTCTACAAGGACGAGGTGCGCGCGGTGGCCCGGGCACTGGGGTTAGAGGAGATCATCTCCGAGCGGATGCCGTTCCCGGGGCCCGGTCTCGCGGTGCGGATCATCGGCGAGATCACCGAGGAGAAGCTAGAGGTGGCCCGCGAGTCGTGTCACATCGTCGAAGAGGAAGTCGCCGAGCACGAGCCGTGGCAGGCCTTCGCGGCCGTGATCGGCAAGGCGACCGGGGTGAAAGGTGACAACCGCGTCCACGGCTGGGTCGTCTCCGTGCGCTCGGTCGAGTCCCGGGACGGGATGACCGCCCGGGCGCAGGAACTCCCGTGGGAGACCCTCCAGCGCATCCAGTCGCGGATCACCGGCACGCTCCCGAACGTCGCCCGGGTCGTCTACGACGTCACCCACAAACCGCCCGCGACCATCGAGTACGAATGA